A part of Rhinoderma darwinii isolate aRhiDar2 chromosome 1, aRhiDar2.hap1, whole genome shotgun sequence genomic DNA contains:
- the VCP gene encoding transitional endoplasmic reticulum ATPase: MASGSESKGDDLSTAILKQKSRPNRLIVDEAINEDNSVVSLSQGKMDELQLFRGDTVLLKGKKRREAVCIVLSDDTCSDEKIRMNRVVRNNLRVRLGDVISIQPCPDVKYGKRIHVLPLDDTVEGITGNLFEVYLKPYFLEAYRPIRKGDIFLVRGGMRAVEFKVVETDPSPYCIVAPDTVIHCEGEPIKREDEEESLNEVGYDDIGGCRKQLAQIKEMVELPLRHPALFKAIGVKPPRGILLYGPPGTGKTLIARAVANETGAFFFLINGPEIMSKLAGESESNLRKAFEEAEKNAPAIIFIDELDAIAPKREKTHGEVERRIVSQLLTLMDGLKQRAHVIVMAATNRPNSIDPALRRFGRFDREVDIGIPDATGRLEILQIHTKNMKLAEDVDLEQVANETHGHVGADLAALCSEAALQAIRKKMDLIDLEDETIDAEVMNSLAVTMDDFRWALSQSNPSALRETVVEVPQVTWEDIGGLEDVKRELQELVQYPVEHPDKFLKFGMTPSKGVLFYGPPGCGKTLLAKAIANECQANFISIKGPELLTMWFGESEANVREIFDKARQAAPCVLFFDELDSIAKARGGNIGDGGGAADRVINQILTEMDGMSTKKNVFIIGATNRPDIIDPAILRPGRLDQLIYIPLPDEKSRIAILKANLRKSPVAKDVDLDFLAKMTNGFSGADLTEICQRACKLAIRECIENEIRRERERQTNPSAMEVEEDDPVPEIRRDHFEEAMRFARRSVSDNDIRKYEMFAQTLQQSRGFGSFRFPSGGQGGAGPSQGAGGGAGGSHFTEEEDDLYG; the protein is encoded by the exons ATCTAAAGGCGATGACTTATCCACTGCAATTCTTAAGCAGAAGAGCCGACCAAATAGGTTGATTGTAGATGAAGCGATCAATGAAGACAATAGCGTGGTCTCCCTGTCCCAG GGTAAAATGGACGAGCTTCAGCTGTTCCGAGGAGACACTGTGCTTCTGAAGGGAAAGAAGAGGAGAGAAGCGGTGTGCATTGTCCTGTCTGATGACACCTGCTCAGACGAGAAGATCCGTATGAACAGGGTCGTACGTAATAACCTGCGGGTGCGGCTTGGAGATGTAATAAG CATTCAGCCATGTCCAGATGTGAAGTATGGAAAACGAATCCATGTCTTACCTCTAGATGACACCGTGGAGGGAATCACTGGCAATTTGTTTGAAGTGTATCTCAAGCCTTACTTCCTGGAAGCTTACAGGCCCATCCGAAAAG GTGACATTTTCCTAGTGCGTGGAGGCATGCGTGCAGTAGAGTTCAAGGTGGTGGAGACTGACCCCAGCCCATATTGTATTGTGGCCCCCGATACTGTAATCCACTGTGAAGGAGAGCCTATTAAACGAGAG GATGAGGAGGAGTCTCTGAATGAAGTGGGTTACGATGACATCGGGGGCTGCAGGAAGCAGTTGGCTCAGATCAAGGAGATGGTGGAGCTTCCGTTAAGACACCCGGCACTTTTCAAGGCTATTGGTGTGAAG CCACCTCGTGGTATCTTGCTGTACGGACCGCCAGGAACTGGAAAAACCCTCATTGCTCGAGCTGTTGCTAATGAAACTGGTGCATTCTTCTTCCTCATTAATG GTCCTGAAATTATGAGTAAATTGGCTGGTGAGTCAGAGAGCAACTTGCGCAAAGCCTTTGAAGAAGCTGAGAAGAATGCCCCCGCCATCATCTTCATTGATGAACTTGATGCCATTGCCCCTAAGAGAGAGAAG ACACATGGAGAAGTTGAGCGCAGAATTGTGTCGCAGCTGCTAACGCTTATGGACGGCTTGAAACAGAGAGCACATGTCATTGTCATGGCGGCCACCAACCGACCCAACAGCATAGATCCAGCACTGAGACGCTTTG GCCGCTTTGACAGAGAAGTCGACATCGGAATCCCTGATGCTACCGGCAGACTGGAAATTCTACAGATTCACACTAAGAACATGAAATTGGCAGAGGATGTTGATCTAGAACAG GTTGCCAATGAGACTCATGGTCATGTTGGTGCTGATTTAGCTGCGCTGTGTTCAGAGGCCGCTCTCCAAGCTATCCGTAAGAAGATGGACCTCATCGACTTGGAGGATGAAACTATAGATGCCGAAGTCATGAATTCATTGGCTGTCACTATGGACGACTTCAGG TGGGCGCTTAGTCAGAGCAATCCATCAGCGTTGCGTGAGACTGTGGTTGAAGTTCCGCAGGTTACCTGGGAAGATATTGGTGGTTTGGAAGATGTCAAAAGGGAGCTGCAGGAGCTGGTACAG TATCCTGTGGAACATCCAGACAAGTTCTTGAAGTTCGGTATGACCCCATCCAAAGGTGTGCTGTTTTACGGGCCACCTGGATGTGGTAAGACCTTGTTAGCCAAGGCCATTGCCAATGAATGCCAGGCCAACTTCATCTCTATCAAAGGCCCTGAGCTGCTCACTATGTGGTTTGGAGAGTCTGAAGCCAACGTGCGAGAGATCTTTGATAAG GCTCGACAGGCCGCTCCCTGTGTCCTCTTCTTTGATGAATTAGACTCCATTGCCAAGGCCCGTGGAGGTAACATTGGTgatggtggtggagctgctgaccGAGTCATCAACCAAATCCTGACTGAGATGGATGGAATGTCCACCAAGAAGAATGTCTTCATCATTGGGGCAACCAACAGACCTGACATCATTGACCCAGCCATTCTGCGTCCTGGACGTCTGGACCAGCTCATCTACATCCCACTGCCAGATGAGAAGTCTCGTATTGCTATCCTTAAGGCCAACCTGAGGAAATCTCCAGTGGCCAAG GATGTGGATCTTGATTTCCTGGCTAAGATGACCAATGGTTTTTCTGGTGCTGACCTGACTGAGATCTGTCAGCGAGCCTGTAAGCTGGCCATCCGTGAATGCATTGAGAATGAAATCCGAAGAGAGCGGGAAAGACAGACAAACCCTTCAGCCATG GAAGTGGAAGAAGACGACCCTGTACCTGAAATCCGCAGGGATCACTTTGAGGAAGCCATGCGTTTTGCTCGCCGTTCTGTCAGCGACAATGACATCAGAAAATATGAAATGTTCGCACAGACTTTGCAGCAAAGTCGTGGCTTTGGCAGCTTCAG